The following are encoded together in the Zingiber officinale cultivar Zhangliang chromosome 8A, Zo_v1.1, whole genome shotgun sequence genome:
- the LOC122012512 gene encoding U-box domain-containing protein 15-like — MEKTPVAGVDQGGRVLDEEAAGPREDDVDDLILELLETIHSVSSFGDYRRMHRKECFSLVRWMKLVVPMLEEIKELQDPIPDAAYHRLCCLHKAFTAARKLLRCCHDGSKIYLALESEAVMGRFHMVYEKIKESLDGMPYEQLGITDEVKEQVELLSLQLKRAKRRTDTQDMELAMDLMVLLSQNQDRNADGAILERLAKNLELQTLPDLRAETMAIKKLIKERGGQSGESARQIVDMLGKFKQIAGIEDSNGLDDVALPKYLEKCPSLMIPNDFLCPVTLEIMVDPVIVASGQTYERRSIQKWLDAGHRTCPKSRQILAHLSLAPNYALRNVIHNWCEKNKIELLKREQIEDSDSLDGKEDIPTLVEQLSSIHLDVQRKAVKKIRSLSRENPENRVAIAKHDGIPALVSLLNYPDSKLKEHTVTALLNLSIDELNKRLIAKEDAIPLIIEILKNGTVGGKENSAAALFSLSMLDENKELIGSTNGIPPLVDLLQNGTIRGKKDAATALFNLLLNSKNKVRAINAGIVKPLHTLLDDRNLGMEDEALSIFLLLASRPEGRGAIEKHSFIEKLVRLIKEGTSKTKECAVAVLLELGSHDASFTSTLMQFGAFEHICEIERSGTNRAQRKAKTLLQLMRQCQLPRSLARLKS; from the exons ATGGAGAAGACCCCAGTCGCCGGGGTCGATCAAGGAGGAAGAGTCCTCGACGAGGAGGCCGCGGGTCCGAGAGAGGACGACGTGGACGACCTGATCCTGGAGCTACTGGAGACGATCCACTCCGTCTCCTCCTTCGGAGACTACCGCCGGATGCATCGGAAGGAGTGCTTCAGCCTGGTACGCTGGATGAAGCTGGTCGTCCCGATGTTAGAGGAGATCAAGGAGCTCCAAGATCCGATCCCTGACGCGGCGTACCATCGGCTATGTTGTCTCCACAAGGCCTTCACTGCCGCTCGGAAGCTGCTCCGTTGTTGCCACGACGGCAGCAAGATCTATCTG GCGTTGGAGAGCGAGGCTGTGATGGGGAGATTTCATATGGTTTACGAAAAAATCAAGGAGTCGCTGGACGGCATGCCATATGAACAGCTTGGCATTACGGATGAAGTGAAGGAGCAA GTTGAGCTATTGAGCTTGCAATTGAAGAGAGCCAAGAGGAGAACAGACACACAAGATATGGAGCTTGCCATGGATCTGATGGTGTTACTCTCCCAGAATCAAGATCGGAATGCCGATGGCGCCATACTCGAAAGGCTCGCCAAGAATTTGGAGCTGCAGACCCTCCCAGATTTGAGGGCGGAAACGATGGCCATCAAGAAACTCATCAAAGAAAGAGGCGGCCAGAGCGGTGAAAGCGCTCGACAAATCGTCGATATGCTCGGCAAGTTTAAGCAAATTGCCGGGATCGAAGATAGCAATGGCCTGGACGATGTCGCCTTGCCTAAATACCTCGAGAAGTGCCCTTCCTTGATGATCCCCAATGATTTCCTCTGTCCTGTTACTTTGGAGATCATGGTGGATCCCGTCATAGTCGCATCAGGACAG ACATACGAACGACGAAGCATACAGAAATGGCTCGATGCGGGCCATCGGACATGTCCCAAGTCCAGGCAAATCTTAGCTCACCTTTCACTAGCGCCCAACTACGCTCTTCGAAACGTGATCCACAATTGGTGCGAGAAGAATAAGATCGAGCTATTGAAGCGCGAACAGATCGAAGACTCCGATTCGTTAGATGGCAAGGAAGATATCCCTACCCTGGTCGAGCAATTGTCCAGCATTCATCTCGATGTGCAGCGCAAGGCGGTGAAGAAGATCCGTTCGCTGTCGAGAGAGAATCCCGAAAACCGAGTTGCGATCGCCAAGCATGACGGAATACCTGCTCTAGTCAGCCTTCTAAATTACCCCGATTCTAAGTTGAAAGAGCACACGGTCACGGCCCTGCTGAACTTGTCCATCGACGAGTTGAACAAGAGACTCATAGCCAAAGAAGACGCGATTCCGCTGATAATCGAGATTCTGAAGAATGGCACGGTCGGGGGAAAGGAGAACTCGGCCGCAGCCTTGTTCAGTCTGTCAATGCTCGACGAGAACAAAGAGTTGATAGGAAGCACGAATGGCATCCCTCCGTTGGTAGACCTGCTACAGAATGGCACCATCAGAGGGAAGAAAGATGCTGCCACTGCGCTCTTTAATTTGCTTCTGAACAGCAAAAACAAAGTCAGAGCCATCAACGCCGGAATAGTTAAACCATTACATACACTGCTGGACGACAGGAACCTCGGCATGGAGGACGAAGCCCTCTCCATTTTTCTTCTCCTCGCATCTCGTCCTGAAGGTCGCGGTGCGATAGAGAAGCATTCGTTCATCGAGAAACTCGTGCGATTGATCAAGGAGGGCACCTCGAAGACAAAGGAATGCGCGGTCGCGGTGCTGCTCGAGTTGGGCTCGCACGACGCTTCCTTCACTTCGACCTTGATGCAATTTGGAGCATTCGAGCATATCTGTGAGATAGAGAGAAGCGGAACCAACAGAGCGCAGAGAAAGGCCAAGACCCTTCTGCAGCTCATGCGTCAGTGCCAGTTGCCAAGAAGCTTAGCGAGGCTGAAGAGTTAA